A genomic stretch from Nitrobacter winogradskyi Nb-255 includes:
- a CDS encoding DUF2924 domain-containing protein, which yields MEDEIAHLRSLDLLSLHARWQSVVGRPAPEHLPKHLLFGILAYRIQADALGDLDAATVQLLKRAATVRSLSEVLPLVSAQDQRKQAMVPGTVLTREWNGQLHRVMAVEGGFAFEGKTFDSLSGIAFAITGTNWNGPRFFGLRAGNGKGVQP from the coding sequence ATGGAAGACGAGATTGCGCATCTGCGCAGTCTCGATCTACTCAGCTTGCACGCTCGCTGGCAGAGTGTTGTTGGGCGCCCGGCCCCGGAACACCTGCCCAAGCATCTGCTGTTCGGCATCCTTGCCTATCGCATCCAGGCCGATGCACTTGGGGATCTCGATGCTGCGACGGTGCAACTTCTGAAGCGTGCGGCTACCGTGCGGTCTTTGAGTGAGGTTTTGCCATTGGTATCGGCACAGGATCAGCGCAAGCAAGCCATGGTGCCCGGCACTGTTCTAACCCGGGAGTGGAACGGGCAACTTCATCGGGTGATGGCCGTCGAAGGCGGCTTCGCTTTTGAGGGCAAGACCTTCGACAGCCTGTCGGGGATTGCGTTCGCGATCACCGGCACAAACTGGAATGGACCGCGCTTTTTTGGTCTCCGTGCCGGAAACGGCAAGGGAGTGCAACCATGA
- a CDS encoding IS3 family transposase (programmed frameshift) — protein MRQKSGPGKAPAEQVLKDIRRQTRRHYSAEEKIRIVLEGLRGEENISELCRREGIAASMYYGWSKEFLEAGKRRLAGDTARAATSGEVKDLRREASALKEVVADLTLENRLPKKKHERGWGERGMRYPASEKAEIIALVEQSHLPAKRTLDKLGIPRATFYRWYDRYRAGGIEALADHRSRPDRVWNRIPDDVRGQIIDLALELPELSPRELAVRFTDERKYFVSEASVYRLLKAHDLITSPAYVVIKAANEFKDKTTAANQLWQTDFTYLKITGWGWYYLSTVLDDFSRYIVAWRLGPTMCASDVTATLDQALAASGLDHVSVRQRPRLLSDNGSSYVADDLATWLRAKDMQHVRGAPYHPQTQGKIERWHQTLKNRILLENYYLPDDLKRQVAAFVEHYNHDRYHESIGNVTPADVYFGRAETILAERHRIKRDTIANRRLQHQLQAA, from the exons ATGAGACAGAAATCCGGACCAGGCAAAGCGCCGGCAGAACAGGTGCTGAAGGACATCCGACGGCAGACGCGCCGGCATTATTCGGCGGAGGAGAAGATCCGTATCGTGCTGGAAGGACTGCGCGGCGAGGAGAACATCTCCGAGCTTTGCCGCCGCGAAGGCATCGCCGCCTCGATGTATTACGGTTGGTCCAAGGAGTTCCTGGAAGCCGGCAAGCGCCGGTTGGCGGGCGACACGGCACGTGCCGCAACCTCTGGCGAGGTGAAAGATCTTCGTCGGGAAGCCTCGGCGTTGAAGGAAGTCGTCGCCGATCTCACCCTGGAGAACCGTCTGC CTAAAAAAAAGCATGAACGGGGATGGGGAGAACGAGGCATGAGGTATCCTGCGTCCGAGAAAGCCGAGATCATCGCGTTGGTGGAGCAGTCGCATTTGCCGGCCAAACGCACGCTGGACAAGCTCGGCATCCCCCGCGCCACGTTTTATAGATGGTACGATCGCTACCGCGCGGGCGGCATTGAGGCCCTGGCAGATCACCGCTCTCGACCGGATCGGGTCTGGAATCGTATCCCGGATGACGTCCGCGGCCAGATCATCGACCTGGCATTGGAGCTTCCGGAACTATCGCCGCGAGAGCTCGCCGTGCGGTTTACCGACGAGAGAAAGTACTTTGTCTCGGAGGCTTCGGTCTATCGGCTGCTGAAGGCGCACGACCTCATCACCAGTCCGGCCTATGTAGTGATCAAGGCGGCGAACGAGTTCAAGGACAAGACCACCGCCGCCAACCAGCTCTGGCAGACCGACTTCACCTACCTGAAGATCACCGGCTGGGGCTGGTACTATCTATCGACGGTGCTCGACGACTTCTCGCGCTACATCGTCGCCTGGAGGTTAGGTCCCACGATGTGTGCCTCCGACGTCACGGCTACGCTCGATCAGGCACTGGCCGCCTCTGGTCTGGATCACGTCAGCGTCAGGCAGCGGCCCCGGCTTCTCAGCGACAATGGTTCGAGTTACGTCGCGGATGATCTGGCCACGTGGCTCAGGGCCAAGGACATGCAGCATGTGCGCGGAGCGCCGTATCATCCTCAGACTCAGGGCAAGATCGAGCGTTGGCATCAAACGTTGAAGAACCGCATCCTGCTTGAGAACTACTATTTACCGGACGACCTCAAACGTCAGGTCGCCGCGTTCGTCGAACACTATAATCATGACCGCTACCACGAGAGCATCGGCAACGTTACACCTGCCGACGTCTACTTCGGCAGGGCTGAGACAATCCTCGCCGAACGACACCGCATCAAGCGCGACACCATCGCAAACCGTCGCTTGCAGCATCAGCTGCAGGCCGCTTAA
- a CDS encoding DUF3489 domain-containing protein, which produces MAKTQSRKAAPRSAMATKRTKSAHPSLTRTAKAAPVKKIISTPARSLDRPVRHRSGSKQALVIEMLMKPEGTTIGDIMKATDWQQHSVRGFFAGVIRKKLKLTLISKAAEAGRIYKVSGDTASTASTGSTSNNTAA; this is translated from the coding sequence ATGGCCAAAACACAATCCCGCAAAGCCGCACCTCGATCAGCGATGGCGACCAAGCGCACAAAGTCCGCGCACCCTTCCTTGACCAGAACCGCCAAAGCTGCACCGGTCAAGAAGATCATCTCAACACCAGCCCGATCGTTGGATCGGCCGGTGCGGCATCGCAGTGGCAGCAAGCAAGCCCTGGTCATCGAGATGCTGATGAAGCCTGAGGGTACAACGATCGGCGACATCATGAAGGCCACAGATTGGCAGCAGCATTCGGTGCGCGGCTTTTTTGCTGGCGTCATCCGGAAGAAGCTCAAGCTGACGTTGATATCGAAAGCTGCTGAAGCCGGTCGGATCTACAAAGTATCTGGCGACACCGCATCTACCGCTTCCACCGGATCGACGTCAAACAATACTGCGGCCTGA